One Treponema pectinovorum DNA segment encodes these proteins:
- a CDS encoding COG2426 family protein, giving the protein MFKIFLIVFFISMVPLIELRGAIPVGVALFSVFLNVAEGQTLPVKYIVLINLVSMIGNMLPVPFIYFFARKVLEWGADKKVIGPVFSFFLIRGSHAGKKLEEKAGRGLFFALMLFVGIPLPGTGAWTGTLAASLLDMKPKQTVLSVLAGVFIAAIIMTLASCGLLGAISVLFLK; this is encoded by the coding sequence ATGTTTAAGATTTTTTTGATTGTTTTTTTTATTTCTATGGTTCCGCTCATTGAGTTGAGAGGTGCAATTCCTGTTGGTGTTGCACTCTTTTCTGTTTTTTTGAATGTTGCAGAGGGGCAGACTCTTCCTGTTAAATATATAGTTTTGATAAATTTGGTTTCTATGATTGGCAATATGCTTCCTGTTCCATTTATCTATTTTTTTGCACGAAAGGTTCTTGAATGGGGTGCAGATAAAAAAGTGATAGGACCTGTTTTTTCGTTTTTTTTAATTAGAGGAAGCCATGCCGGAAAAAAACTTGAAGAAAAAGCGGGGCGAGGCCTGTTTTTTGCGCTTATGCTTTTTGTGGGAATTCCATTGCCAGGAACTGGAGCGTGGACAGGAACTCTTGCAGCGAGCCTTTTGGATATGAAGCCAAAGCAAACTGTTCTTTCTGTTTTAGCAGGGGTTTTTATTGCCGCGATAATAATGACTTTGGCAAGCTGCGGCCTTTTGGGTGCAATAAGCGTATTATTTTTAAAGTAG